The proteins below are encoded in one region of Arenibacter algicola:
- a CDS encoding family 20 glycosylhydrolase: MKKSILIKSLVVLIVFTAFVACQQEKKKVINFPMTDLTAENLIPKPLKIIPTNSAFGLDKNTIIYTSQNAEGFPEVGEFLSEKIKWQTELDLAVNSTPNTSSQRIIFINQSDSTEFSSKEGYDLYITQDSIILNAKTAEGAFRGIQTIRQIIPETSNDTLSENKIWLIPTGKIIDNPNFEYRGSMLDVARHFFSVEDVKKYIDILAYYKINTLHLHLTDDQGWRIEIKSWPKLTEIGGSSEVGGGPSGFYTQEEYKDIVAYAAKHFITIVPEVDMPGHTNAASVAYPILNGNGKTPKIYTGTEVGFSTFDANKDTVYAFIDDVVREISAITPGPYFHAGGDESHVTKKKDFIHFVSKVDKIVKKYGKKMIGWDEIVHADIDTSAIAQFWANEENAKLAVEKGLKVILSPGKKAYLDMKYDTLSKYGLNWAGLIPVDTGYVWTPERYVQGINKENILGIEAPLWSETVSNMDEVEYLAFPRMIGYSELSWSVEENRNWDNYKVRLGNQAPYLDKMNVKYYPSELIEWKKSKYTYKTIEKD, from the coding sequence ATGAAAAAATCAATCCTAATCAAATCGCTAGTAGTACTGATAGTTTTTACTGCCTTTGTTGCCTGTCAGCAGGAAAAAAAGAAAGTAATCAACTTTCCTATGACAGATCTAACTGCGGAAAATTTAATCCCTAAACCGCTAAAGATAATCCCTACCAATAGTGCCTTTGGGTTGGATAAGAACACCATCATTTATACTTCTCAAAATGCCGAAGGTTTTCCAGAGGTTGGAGAGTTCTTATCAGAAAAGATAAAATGGCAGACCGAATTGGATTTGGCGGTAAATTCTACACCCAATACCAGCTCCCAACGAATTATTTTTATCAATCAGTCCGATAGTACTGAATTTTCCTCCAAGGAAGGTTACGACCTTTACATAACCCAAGATTCCATTATTCTTAATGCAAAAACTGCCGAGGGCGCCTTTAGGGGAATACAGACTATAAGGCAAATTATTCCGGAGACCAGTAATGACACCCTGTCCGAAAATAAAATATGGTTGATTCCCACAGGTAAGATTATAGACAATCCCAATTTTGAATACAGGGGATCCATGTTGGACGTGGCGCGACACTTCTTTAGCGTGGAGGATGTAAAAAAGTATATTGACATATTGGCCTATTATAAAATTAACACCTTGCATTTGCACCTTACCGATGATCAGGGCTGGCGCATAGAAATTAAATCTTGGCCAAAGCTTACCGAAATAGGTGGAAGTTCTGAAGTTGGAGGTGGCCCCAGTGGTTTTTACACCCAAGAAGAATATAAGGACATTGTGGCCTATGCCGCCAAACATTTTATTACCATAGTTCCAGAAGTGGATATGCCTGGCCATACCAATGCCGCATCCGTTGCGTATCCTATCCTAAATGGAAATGGAAAAACACCTAAGATCTATACCGGAACCGAAGTAGGTTTCAGCACCTTTGACGCCAATAAGGATACCGTTTACGCCTTCATCGACGATGTGGTAAGGGAAATTTCAGCCATTACTCCAGGCCCATATTTTCATGCCGGAGGCGATGAAAGTCATGTTACCAAAAAGAAGGATTTTATTCATTTTGTTTCCAAAGTGGACAAAATTGTAAAGAAATACGGCAAAAAAATGATAGGTTGGGATGAAATTGTACACGCTGACATAGATACAAGTGCCATTGCCCAATTTTGGGCCAATGAAGAAAATGCCAAACTGGCTGTAGAAAAGGGGCTAAAAGTTATTTTGTCTCCAGGAAAAAAAGCCTATTTGGACATGAAATATGATACCCTTTCAAAATACGGACTTAATTGGGCAGGTTTAATTCCTGTAGATACCGGATATGTGTGGACCCCGGAGAGATATGTTCAAGGAATAAACAAGGAGAACATTTTGGGCATTGAAGCACCACTTTGGTCCGAAACCGTTAGCAATATGGATGAAGTGGAATATTTGGCCTTTCCAAGGATGATCGGTTATTCCGAACTTAGCTGGAGTGTTGAAGAAAATAGAAATTGGGATAATTACAAGGTGAGGTTGGGCAACCAGGCTCCATATTTGGATAAGATGAATGTAAAGTACTATCCTTCCGAACTCATAGAGTGGAAAAAAAGCAAGTATACCTATAAAACTATTGAAAAGGACTAA
- a CDS encoding GDSL-type esterase/lipase family protein, with protein sequence MKKLTFLFLSLAFLGYGQKAPDFQNEVRAIQKKYESLWDSSKETIVFTGSSSIRMWKNLESMFPDHQIINSGFGGSQSSDLFRYYNELILQYNPKKVFIYEGDNDIAAKKKTKDIIDTTREIIQKIKERNSATQVVIIAAKPSIARWNLKRKYIRLNRAFQKLCEEDNALMFANVWDAMMDGKQVKKDIFIGDGLHMNSKGYDLWFSVIQPYMN encoded by the coding sequence TTGAAAAAGCTCACTTTTTTATTCCTTTCTTTAGCTTTCCTTGGTTATGGCCAAAAAGCCCCCGACTTTCAAAATGAGGTAAGGGCCATACAGAAAAAGTATGAATCCCTGTGGGACTCCTCCAAGGAAACCATAGTATTTACAGGTAGTTCCAGCATTAGAATGTGGAAAAATCTGGAATCTATGTTCCCTGATCACCAAATTATCAACTCAGGCTTTGGTGGATCCCAATCTTCCGATCTCTTCCGTTATTACAACGAACTAATATTACAATATAATCCCAAAAAGGTATTTATCTACGAGGGGGATAATGATATTGCGGCCAAGAAAAAAACCAAAGATATTATAGATACTACCCGTGAAATAATACAAAAGATAAAGGAACGAAATAGTGCTACACAGGTGGTAATCATAGCAGCAAAACCAAGTATAGCCAGATGGAACCTGAAAAGAAAATACATTAGACTGAACAGGGCTTTCCAAAAGCTATGTGAAGAAGACAATGCCTTGATGTTCGCCAATGTATGGGATGCGATGATGGACGGAAAACAAGTAAAAAAGGATATCTTTATAGGTGACGGACTTCACATGAACAGTAAAGGGTACGACCTTTGGTTTTCAGTTATTCAACCCTATATGAATTGA
- a CDS encoding alpha/beta hydrolase, producing the protein MKRVILFLIAMQLPQMMISQEIVLLPNENNTELVWLGDEKTTYSEQWQTELISNVSTPTLQIFRPTPSLNNGTSVVIAPGGGLRVLSINSEGVDVAKWLNSKGITAFVLKYRLLPENESVLPNENGDNQNTSSAMTKKMAMVLDLATSDGLNAMDYVRSNAKSLGIDPNKIGFMGFSAGGSVNMGVTFNYVKSNRPDFIVPVYPWMTVLSPYSVPHDAPPMLIICASDDQYDLAHESIDLYSAWSKSGMNAALHMYSKGGHGFGMKTQNLPSDNWISRFYEWSVAEGIVVPRHQP; encoded by the coding sequence ATGAAAAGAGTTATACTTTTTCTTATTGCCATGCAATTGCCCCAAATGATGATTTCGCAGGAAATTGTTTTACTTCCTAACGAAAACAATACTGAGTTAGTTTGGCTAGGCGATGAAAAAACAACTTATTCCGAACAGTGGCAAACCGAATTGATTTCCAATGTTTCTACACCAACCCTTCAAATATTTAGACCAACGCCCTCCCTAAATAATGGAACCTCAGTTGTTATTGCACCTGGTGGTGGACTTCGGGTATTAAGTATCAATAGCGAAGGTGTAGATGTAGCAAAATGGTTAAACTCCAAAGGAATTACGGCCTTTGTACTTAAATACAGACTATTGCCAGAAAATGAAAGTGTCCTCCCCAATGAAAATGGAGATAATCAAAATACTTCTTCGGCAATGACAAAAAAAATGGCCATGGTCCTTGACCTGGCAACATCAGATGGTTTAAATGCAATGGACTATGTAAGGAGCAATGCAAAGTCATTGGGAATCGACCCCAACAAAATAGGATTTATGGGCTTTTCTGCTGGTGGTTCCGTAAATATGGGCGTTACTTTTAATTATGTTAAATCCAACAGGCCAGATTTTATAGTTCCTGTTTATCCGTGGATGACAGTTTTAAGCCCCTATAGTGTTCCCCATGACGCTCCGCCAATGTTGATTATCTGCGCCTCGGACGATCAATATGACCTAGCACATGAGAGTATAGATCTGTACTCGGCCTGGTCAAAGTCGGGAATGAACGCCGCACTGCACATGTATTCCAAGGGTGGTCATGGTTTTGGAATGAAAACCCAGAACTTGCCCTCGGACAATTGGATATCACGTTTTTACGAATGGTCGGTAGCGGAGGGAATTGTAGTTCCACGCCATCAACCTTAA
- a CDS encoding serine hydrolase domain-containing protein, which translates to MKNTNAIITLLFLLLILAVPANGQTGSNALSSVNISGIDKERLNRYDDFLKKEIIEGRIPGAVSYIMRRGEIVHETAYGYSSLANKTPIRQDQLFHIMSMTKPIVTAAFMMLYEEGYFSLTDPVSKYLPQFKNLQVAKNVDQGATGETEQVNKEITINHLLTHTAGFSHGLGGTKLDNEIAKALYSEPHKDIESRVNAMLEMPLIGHPGEQWYYSASPDVLALLIEHFSGMTTAEFLKDRIFDPLDMKDTGYNISKENKGRWMPVHNLDKQGNLINSKTQLPTEGNTIYGGTHGLFSSASDYMKFCQMLLNKGQFKGKHLLSPKTVDIMTMNQVGNLYEAAGQGFGLGFGVTTDLADSKALGSVGQYYWSGAYCTYFFIDPKEELIVILMSQLQPYNNYYGEKMRQMVYQSLITKY; encoded by the coding sequence ACTGGTTCAAATGCCCTATCAAGTGTAAACATATCGGGAATTGATAAGGAAAGGTTGAACCGATATGACGATTTTCTTAAAAAAGAAATAATCGAAGGAAGAATTCCAGGTGCCGTTTCCTATATTATGAGACGGGGGGAAATTGTTCACGAAACTGCCTATGGATATAGTAGTTTGGCCAATAAGACCCCTATTCGACAAGATCAGTTGTTCCATATCATGTCCATGACAAAGCCCATAGTAACTGCAGCGTTTATGATGTTATATGAGGAAGGATATTTCTCCCTAACAGATCCGGTCTCCAAATATTTACCCCAGTTCAAGAATCTACAGGTAGCGAAGAATGTGGATCAAGGGGCAACCGGAGAAACGGAACAAGTCAACAAGGAAATAACCATTAACCATCTTTTAACGCACACCGCCGGATTTTCACATGGTCTGGGAGGAACCAAATTGGACAACGAGATTGCTAAAGCACTTTACTCCGAACCACATAAGGATATAGAAAGTAGGGTAAACGCTATGCTAGAAATGCCCCTTATAGGACACCCAGGGGAACAATGGTACTACAGTGCATCCCCAGATGTCTTGGCTTTGCTTATTGAACATTTCTCCGGAATGACCACTGCCGAATTTTTAAAAGATAGGATATTTGACCCCTTGGACATGAAAGACACTGGGTATAATATATCCAAAGAAAATAAGGGGAGATGGATGCCAGTTCATAATTTGGACAAACAAGGGAATCTGATAAATTCCAAAACCCAATTGCCCACAGAGGGCAATACCATTTACGGAGGAACGCATGGCCTTTTTTCCAGTGCCTCCGACTATATGAAATTTTGCCAAATGCTTCTAAACAAAGGGCAATTCAAAGGTAAACATTTACTAAGTCCCAAAACCGTGGATATCATGACCATGAACCAAGTAGGCAATTTATATGAGGCCGCAGGGCAAGGTTTTGGATTAGGATTTGGTGTTACCACCGATCTAGCCGACAGCAAAGCATTGGGCTCGGTAGGTCAATACTATTGGAGCGGAGCCTATTGCACCTATTTCTTTATAGACCCAAAAGAAGAACTCATAGTAATCCTAATGAGTCAGCTACAACCTTACAACAATTATTATGGGGAGAAAATGAGACAAATGGTTTACCAATCGCTCATTACAAAATACTAA